A region from the Coffea eugenioides isolate CCC68of chromosome 9, Ceug_1.0, whole genome shotgun sequence genome encodes:
- the LOC113782184 gene encoding putative pentatricopeptide repeat-containing protein At1g12700, mitochondrial: MKINGRYVGSYSVKRASMSSFNRNAGGISEHFSPRPLPLTLPFSCISGNFGVFLAHFHSARRIQSQNDKGVFKSGFADSIHNLDDAVGLYKQMVRMKPLPSVIHFNQLLGRVVKMKQYSAAISIYKDMCFLGGVGVGVDEYAMNMAINCYCLLNRIDWGFSVLGFFFKRGYMPDVITFATLLKGLFREYKILEAQELFRKIICEKLCQPSDKMFATVIDGLCKVGNTRAAIEFLRIMERGKCKPDTIVYSTIIDSLCNDRMVDEALALFSEMIDKGIPPFLRR; this comes from the coding sequence ATGAAGATTAATGGGAGATATGTTGGTTCCTATTCCGTTAAGAGAGCATCCATGTCTTCTTTCAATCGCAATGCTGGAGGTATTTCTGAGCATTTCTCTCCAAGGCCACTTCCTCTTACGCTACCCTTTTCTTGTATCAGCGGCAATTTTGGTGTTTTCTTGGCCCATTTTCATTCTGCTAGGAGAATTCAGTCTCAGAATGATAAGGGAGTATTTAAATCTGGGTTTGCTGATAGTATTCACAATCTTGATGATGCCGTGGGTTTGTATAAGCAGATGGTCCGGATGAAGCCTCTGCCTTCTGTTATTCATTTCAACCAATTGCTTGGCCGTGTGGTCAAGATGAAGCAATATTCTGCTGCTATTTCTATTTACAAAGATATGTGCTTCTTGGGTGGTGTTGGTGTTGGTGTTGATGAGTATGCCATGAACATGGCCATTAATTGTTACTGCCTCTTAAATAGGATTGATTGGGGCTTTTCTGTTTTGGGATTTTTCTTCAAGCGTGGTTATATGCCCGATGTTATCACCTTTGCCACTTTACTTAAAGGGCTCTTTCGAGAATACAAGATTCTTGAGGCACAAGAGTTATTCAGGAAGATAATATGTGAAAAACTATGTCAACCCAGTGATAAAATGTTTGCGACTGTAATAGATGGGCTGTGCAAGGTGGGGAACACTCGTGCAGCCATTGAGTTTTTGAGGATAATGGAAAGAGGAAAGTGCAAGCCCGATACCATCGTGTACAGCACCATCATTGACAGCTTATGCAACGATAGGATGGTGGATGAAGCTCTTGCCCTTTTCTCTGAGATGATTGATAAGGGCATTCCCCCTTTTCTCAGACGCTAG